A region from the Kryptolebias marmoratus isolate JLee-2015 linkage group LG9, ASM164957v2, whole genome shotgun sequence genome encodes:
- the mmp17b gene encoding matrix metalloproteinase-17b, whose protein sequence is MNIWIIVFCLSNGWMQTASTASVATTASPKPVTPTEDESTQLVDWLIKYGYLPPSDSSTGQLQAWTAVTAAIRTMQKFAGLKDTGVVDEETMALMKSPRCSLPDQDEPSKLLTNKEGKEMRRKKRAVSMWTHRNINWRIHSYPSSSHLPREMIRSLVFYALRVWAEPTPLEFHEVGSREAADLQVDFLHGYHGDGYPFDGAGGAVGHAFFPSDPARAGGVHLDAEEQWAFRQPAIEGTDLFTVLVHEFGHALGLAHSSSRHSVMRPYYQGPVGDPLHFHLVHQDLEQITQLYGKRNELLPTDAPRRSAEPHLYHKTHHYHHHHRHRHGPSVDRCNTSFDAVVQIRGETFFFKGLTMWRINRGHLVSDKGVSVRRLWKGLPPDLPRFHAVLERHLDHAIIFISGSQFWLFRDLALQDGYPQPLTAHQMGGRLDGDDAASDDEEETAGSQQWGLVWDPEQGPVWGRVGDPKEGDTWTQLLKEGVNGIITDSDGSVYMFQGDSYWKFLFPGSAPLEGYPRSSAADWLDCGDSMSLPSIDNLSLSPPAGTQELREIQGDNREEEEEDDVRQRRDKHGLRKDSWTCRCHSRAGGGSRTSVVLVPLLVTWTQLCVYWCSQ, encoded by the exons atgAATATCTGGATTATTGTTTTCTGCCTGAGTAATGGATGGATGCAAACAGCTTCTACTGCTAGTGTGGCTACAACAGCCTCTCCTAAACCAGTGACCCCCACTGAAGATGAGAGCACCCAACTGGTG GATTGGTTGATCAAGTATGGCTACCTGCCACCCTCAGACTCCTCCACTGGTCAGCTACAGGCCTGGACAGCTGTCACGGCAGCTATCAGGACCATGCAAAAGTTTGCAGGCCTCAAAGACACTGGAGTTGTAG ATGAGGAAACGATGGCACTGATGAAAAGTCCACGATGTTCCCTTCCTGACCAAGATGAACCTTCCAAATTACTCACTAATAAAGAGGGGAAAGAGATGAGAAGGAAGAAAAGGGCTGTCTCCATGTGGacacacagaaatataaattgGAG GATACACTCTTACCCTTCCTCTTCACATCTACCACGGGAGATGATTCGCTCACTGGTCTTCTACGCTTTAAGAGTGTGGGCGGAGCCTACACCCCTAGAATTCCACGAG GTGGGCAGTCGGGAGGCAGCTGACCTGCAAGTAGACTTTCTCcatggttaccatggtgatggCTATCCTTTTGATGGGGCAGGAGGTGCAGTTGGCCATGCTTTCTTTCCTTCAGATCCTGCTCGGGCAGGAGGAGTTCATCTggatgcagaggagcagtggGCCTTCAGACAGCCAG CCATTGAAGGCACTGACCTGTTCACGGTTCTGGTCCACGAGTTCGGCCATGCATTGGGTCTGGCTCATTCCTCATCCCGGCACTCGGTGATGAGGCCATACTACCAAGGCCCAGTTGGAGACCCACTCCACTTCCATTTGGTACACCAAGATCTGGAGCAAATCACACAGCTCTACG GTAAAAGAAACGAGCTGCTGCCAACTGATGCTCCTCGTCGCTCAGCAGAACCTCATCTGTACCACAAAACCCACcactatcatcatcatcatcgtcacaGACATGG accTTCAGTTGATCGCTGTAACACCAGTTTTGATGCCGTGGTACAGATCCGTGGAGAGACTTTCTTCTTTAAAG GTCTGACGATGTGGAGAATCAACAGGGGGCATTTGGTATCAGACAAGGGGGTTTCAGTCAGGAGACTGTGGAAGGGTCTACCTCCTGATCTACCTCGTTTTCACGCTGTGCTCGAGAGACATTTGGACCACGCTATCATCTTCATCAGTG GTTCTCAGTTCTGGCTGTTCAGGGACCTGGCCCTGCAAGATGGCTACCCTCAGCCCCTCACTGCTCACCAGATGGGGGGCAGGTTAGATGGAGATGATGCTGCttctgatgatgaagaggagacaGCAGGATCACAGCAGTGGGGTCTGGTCTGGGACCCTGAGCAGGGCCCTGTCTGGGGAAGAGTTGGAGATCCAAAAGAAGGAGACACCTGGACACAGCTGCTGAAGGAGGGGGTTAATGGAATCATCACAGATAGTGACG GCTCCGTCTACATGTTCCAAGGAGACTCCTACTGGAAGTTTCTGTTTCCAGGCTCTGCGCCACTGGAAGGATACCCACGATCCTCTGCTGCAGACTGGCTGGACTGTGGGGACTCCATGTCCCTGCCGAGCATAGACAACTTGTCTCTGTCTCCACCTGCAGGAACACAGGAGCTTAGAGAAATCCAAGGAGACaacagagaagaggaggaggaggatgacgtCAGACAGAGGAGGGACAAACATGGACTTAGAAAGGACAGTTGGACATGCAGGTGCCACAGTAGAGCAGGAGGTGGCAGCAGAACATCTGTGGTCTTAGTCCCACTGCTGGTCACGTGGACTCAGCTGTGTGTTTACTGGTGCAGTCAGTGA